One segment of Strix uralensis isolate ZFMK-TIS-50842 chromosome 11, bStrUra1, whole genome shotgun sequence DNA contains the following:
- the AP3B2 gene encoding AP-3 complex subunit beta-2 isoform X1, which translates to MAASPAYGEEKGGSSSLGEPEYGHDPASGGIFSSDYKRHDDLKEMLDSNKDSLKLEAMKRIVAMIARGKNASDLFPAVVKNVACKNIEVKKLVYVYLVRYAEEQQDLALLSISTFQRGLKDPNQLIRASALRVLSSIRVPIIVPIMMLAIKEAASDMSPYVRKTAAHAIPKLYSLDSDQKDQLIEVIEKLLADKTTLVAGSVVMAFEEVCPERIDLIHKNYRKLCNLLIDVEEWGQVVIINMLTRYARTQFLSPNQNESLLEESAEKAFYGSEDEDAKDAKAEAASLAKRKPYVMDPDHRLLLRNTKPLLQSRNAAVVMAVAQLYFHLAPKAEVGVIAKALVRLLRSHSEVQYVVLQNVATMSIKRRGMFEPYLKSFYIRSTDPTQIKILKLEVLTNLANETNISTILREFQTYIRSMDKDFVAATIQAIGRCATNIGKVRDTCLNGLVQLLSNRDELVVAESVVVIKKLLQMQPAQHSEIIKHMAKLTDNIQVPMARASILWLIGEYCEHVPKIAPDVLRKMAKSFTNEEDIVKLQVINLAAKLYLTNSKQSKLLTQYVLNLAKYDQNYDIRDRARFIRQLIVPTEKSGALNKYAKKLFLAQKPAPILESSFKDRDHFQLGSLSHLLNAKAVGYQELPDWPDEAPDPSVRNVEVRGAPWGAHVHGRAKVPEWTKCTSREKRKEKVEKPFYSDSEGESGPTESADSEPESVSEESGSSSSSGSSSSGSEEEEEEDEEEGSGEQSEDKEEEEEKRPKRKEKEGSQKAAPGSAGSPSEEEEEEEGAKKAKKKKAPQGRKGRAETSSEEASASESSSSGSDSGSETEAKRRKAPPSSRAGPKEISLLDLDDFTPPPPQPVPSSSIVSTSLVTDLEGLTLTDTSLAPALLSPAFGAVRTYELLHRMAGEGLSVEYCFSRRPFPGDPHMVAVQIQISNNTDAEVKSLRVSEPKPLSGMRIQEFPEIERLAPGDTASVVMGIDFCDSTQAANFQLCTHTRHFYVSIQPPVGELMAPVFMSENEFKKEQEHLARLGEGKLTGMSEITEKVTLPEKCRSDHAIVQQVTSAANVGRVPCGADNEYRFAAKTVTSGSLVLITLERREGAAAQLTVNSEKMVIGTMLVKDIVQALAQ; encoded by the exons ATGGCCGCCAGCCCGGCCTACGGCGAGGAGAAGgggggctcctccagcctggGGGAGCCCGAGTACGGCCACGACCCCGCCAGCGGCGGCATCTTCTCCTCCGACTACAAGAG GCATGATGACCTCAAGGAGATGCTCGATAGCAACAAGGATTCGCTGAAGCTGGAGGCTATGAAGAGGATCGTGGCG ATGATCGCCCGGGGTAAAAACGCCTCCGACCTCTTCCCAGCCGTGGTGAAAAATGTTGCCTGCAAGAACATCGAG GTGAAGAAGCTGGTGTACGTCTACCTGGTGCGCTAcgcagaggagcagcaggacctGGCCCTGCTCTCCATCTCCACCTTCCAGCGAGGACTCAAG GACCCCAACCAGCTGATCCGTGCCAGCGCCCTGCGGGTCCTCTCCAGCATCCGTGTGCCCATCATCGTGCCCATCATGATGTTGGCCATCAAGGAGGCTGCCTCGGACATGTCCCCGTATGTGCGCAAGACAGCCGCTCATGCCATCCCCAAGCTGTACAG CCTCGACTCGGACCAGAAGGACCAGCTCATCGAAGTGATCGAGAAGCTGCTGGCGGACAAGACCACG CTGGTGGCCGGCAGCGTGGTGATGGCATTCGAGGAGGTCTGCCCGGAGCGCATCGACCTCATCCACAAGAACTACCGCAAGCTCTGCAACCTGCTCATTGATGTGGAGGAGTGGGGGCAGGTGGTCATCATCAACATGCTGACCCGCTACGCCCGCACCCAGTTCCTCAGCCCCAACCAGAAT GAGTCCTTACTGGAGGAGAGTGCTGAGAAGGCTTTCTACGGCTCCGAGGACGAGGATGCCAAGGACGCCAAGGCAGAGGCGGCCTCGTTGGCCAAGCGCAAGCCCTACGTCATGGACCCCGACCACCGCCTGCTCCTGCGCAACACCAAGCCCCTGCTGCAGAGCCGCAATGCCGCG GTGGTGATGGCCGTGGCGCAGCTCTACTTCCATCTGGCCCCCAAGGCGGAGGTTGGTGTCATCGCCAAGGCGCTGGTGCGGCTCCTGCGGAGTCACAG CGAGGTGCAGTATGTCGTGCTGCAGAATGTGGCCACCATGTCCATCAAACGGCGG GGGATGTTTGAGCCCTACCTGAAGAGCTTCTACATTCGCTCCACGGACCCCACGCAGATCAAGATCCTCAAG CTGGAGGTCCTCACCAACCTGGCCAACGAGACCAACATCTCCACCATCCTGCGGGAGTTCCAG ACCTACATCCGCAGCATGGACAAGGACTTCGTGGCGGCCACCATCCAAGCCATTGGGCGCTGTGCCACCAACATTGGGAAGGTGCGGGACACCTGTCTCAATGGCCTGGTCCAGCTCCTCTCCAACCGGGATG AGCTGGTAGTGGCCGAATCTGTGGTGGTCATCAAAAAGCTGCTGCAGATGCAGCCGGCCCAGCACAGCGAGATCATTAAGCACATGGCCAAGCTCACTGACAACATCCAG GTGCCGATGGCACGGGCCAGCATCTTGTGGCTCATCGGCGAGTACTGTGAGCACGTGCCCAAGATCGCACCCGACGTGCTGCGCAAGATGGCCAAGTCCTTTACCAACGAGGAGGACATCGTCAAGTTGCAGGTCATCAATCTGGCAGCTAAGCTCTACCTGACCAACTCCAAGCAG AGCAAGCTGCTGACCCAGTACGTCCTCAACTTGGCAAAGTATGACCAGAATTACGACATCCGTGACCGGGCTCGCTTCATCCGCCAGCTCATTGTGCCCACTGAGAAGAGCGGGGCCCTCAACAAGTATGCCAAGAAGCTCTTCCTGGCCCAAAAACCCGCTCCCATCTTGGAGTCCTCCTTCAAAG ATCGGGACCATTTCCAGCTGGGCTCCCTGTCCCACCTGCTCAACGCCAAGGCTGTGGGCTACCAGGAGCTGCCAGACTGGCCAGACGAGGCCCCTGACCCCTCCGTGAGGAACGTGGAGGTGCGtggagcaccctggggtgctcacGTGCATGGCAGGGCCAAG GTTCCTGAGTGGACCAAGTGCACCAGCcgggagaagaggaaggagaaggtggagAAACCTTTCTACTCCGACTCGGAGGGTGAATCGGGGCCCACGGAGTCGGCGGACAGCG AGCCCGAGTCTGTCAGCGAGGagagcggcagcagcagcagctccggcagctccagctctggcagcgaggaagaggaggaggaagatgaggaggaaggcaGTGGGGAGCAGTCAgaggacaaggaggaggaggaggagaagaggccgaagaggaaggagaaggaagggtcCCAGAAGGCAGCCCCAGGGAGCGCGGGCAG CCccagtgaggaagaagaggaggaggagggggcaaAGAAGGCCAAGAAGAAGAAGGCACCGCAGGGGAGGAAGGGCCGTGCCGAGACCTCATCAGAGGAGGCCAGCGCCTCTGAGAGCAGCTCCTCAGGCTCCGACTCTGGGTCTGAGACAGAGGCCAAGCGGAGGAAGGCG ccccccagcagcagggctggccccAAGGAGATCTCCCTGCTCGACCTGGATGACT TCACCCCGCCTCCTCCCCAGCCCGTCCCCTCCAGCAGCATCGTCTCCACCAGCCTGGTGACCGACCTGGAGGGACTCACGCTCACCGACACCTCCCTGGCACCCGCC CTGCTGAGCCCAGCGTTTGGTGCGGTGAGGACCTACGAGCTGCTGCACCGCATGGCGGGTGAGGGGCTCTCGGTCGAGTACTGCTTCAGCCGCCGACCCTTCCCGGGGGACCCCCACATGGTGGCCGTCCAGATCCAGATCTCCAACAACACTGACGCTGAGGTGAAGAGCCTGCGGGTCAGCGAGCCCAAGCCACTCTCCGGCATGAGGATCCAGGAGTTCCCCGAGATTG AGCGCCTGGCACCTGGGGACACGGCCAGCGTGGTGATGGGCATCGACTTTTGCGACTCCACCCAGGCGGCCAACTTCCAGCTGTG cacccacacccGCCACTTCTACGTCTCCATCCAGCCACCCGTGGGGGAGCTCATGGCCCCCGTCTTCATGAGCGAGAACGAGTTCAAGAAGGAGCAGG AGCACCTCGCGCGGCTGGGCGAGG ggAAGCTGACGGGCATGAGCGAGATCACAGAGAAGGTGACGCTGCCTGAGAAATGCCGGAGCGACCACGCCATCGTCCAGCAAGTGACCTCGGCTGCCAATGTGGGCCGCGTGCCCTGCGGTGCCGACAACGAGTACAG GTTCGCAGCTAAGACAGTGACAAGCGGGAGCCTGGTGCTCATCACCCTGGAGCGACGGGAGGGTGCCGCGGCCCAGCTGACCGTCAACAGCGAGAAGATGGTTATCGGCACCATGCTGGTGAAGGACATCGTCCAGGCCCTGGCGCAGTGA
- the AP3B2 gene encoding AP-3 complex subunit beta-2 isoform X2: MAASPAYGEEKGGSSSLGEPEYGHDPASGGIFSSDYKRHDDLKEMLDSNKDSLKLEAMKRIVAMIARGKNASDLFPAVVKNVACKNIEVKKLVYVYLVRYAEEQQDLALLSISTFQRGLKDPNQLIRASALRVLSSIRVPIIVPIMMLAIKEAASDMSPYVRKTAAHAIPKLYSLDSDQKDQLIEVIEKLLADKTTLVAGSVVMAFEEVCPERIDLIHKNYRKLCNLLIDVEEWGQVVIINMLTRYARTQFLSPNQNESLLEESAEKAFYGSEDEDAKDAKAEAASLAKRKPYVMDPDHRLLLRNTKPLLQSRNAAVVMAVAQLYFHLAPKAEVGVIAKALVRLLRSHSEVQYVVLQNVATMSIKRRGMFEPYLKSFYIRSTDPTQIKILKLEVLTNLANETNISTILREFQTYIRSMDKDFVAATIQAIGRCATNIGKVRDTCLNGLVQLLSNRDELVVAESVVVIKKLLQMQPAQHSEIIKHMAKLTDNIQVPMARASILWLIGEYCEHVPKIAPDVLRKMAKSFTNEEDIVKLQVINLAAKLYLTNSKQSKLLTQYVLNLAKYDQNYDIRDRARFIRQLIVPTEKSGALNKYAKKLFLAQKPAPILESSFKDRDHFQLGSLSHLLNAKAVGYQELPDWPDEAPDPSVRNVEVRGAPWGAHVHGRAKVPEWTKCTSREKRKEKVEKPFYSDSEGESGPTESADSEPESVSEESGSSSSSGSSSSGSEEEEEEDEEEGSGEQSEDKEEEEEKRPKRKEKEGSQKAAPGSAGSPSEEEEEEEGAKKAKKKKAPQGRKGRAETSSEEASASESSSSGSDSGSETEAKRRKPPSSRAGPKEISLLDLDDFTPPPPQPVPSSSIVSTSLVTDLEGLTLTDTSLAPALLSPAFGAVRTYELLHRMAGEGLSVEYCFSRRPFPGDPHMVAVQIQISNNTDAEVKSLRVSEPKPLSGMRIQEFPEIERLAPGDTASVVMGIDFCDSTQAANFQLCTHTRHFYVSIQPPVGELMAPVFMSENEFKKEQEHLARLGEGKLTGMSEITEKVTLPEKCRSDHAIVQQVTSAANVGRVPCGADNEYRFAAKTVTSGSLVLITLERREGAAAQLTVNSEKMVIGTMLVKDIVQALAQ, encoded by the exons ATGGCCGCCAGCCCGGCCTACGGCGAGGAGAAGgggggctcctccagcctggGGGAGCCCGAGTACGGCCACGACCCCGCCAGCGGCGGCATCTTCTCCTCCGACTACAAGAG GCATGATGACCTCAAGGAGATGCTCGATAGCAACAAGGATTCGCTGAAGCTGGAGGCTATGAAGAGGATCGTGGCG ATGATCGCCCGGGGTAAAAACGCCTCCGACCTCTTCCCAGCCGTGGTGAAAAATGTTGCCTGCAAGAACATCGAG GTGAAGAAGCTGGTGTACGTCTACCTGGTGCGCTAcgcagaggagcagcaggacctGGCCCTGCTCTCCATCTCCACCTTCCAGCGAGGACTCAAG GACCCCAACCAGCTGATCCGTGCCAGCGCCCTGCGGGTCCTCTCCAGCATCCGTGTGCCCATCATCGTGCCCATCATGATGTTGGCCATCAAGGAGGCTGCCTCGGACATGTCCCCGTATGTGCGCAAGACAGCCGCTCATGCCATCCCCAAGCTGTACAG CCTCGACTCGGACCAGAAGGACCAGCTCATCGAAGTGATCGAGAAGCTGCTGGCGGACAAGACCACG CTGGTGGCCGGCAGCGTGGTGATGGCATTCGAGGAGGTCTGCCCGGAGCGCATCGACCTCATCCACAAGAACTACCGCAAGCTCTGCAACCTGCTCATTGATGTGGAGGAGTGGGGGCAGGTGGTCATCATCAACATGCTGACCCGCTACGCCCGCACCCAGTTCCTCAGCCCCAACCAGAAT GAGTCCTTACTGGAGGAGAGTGCTGAGAAGGCTTTCTACGGCTCCGAGGACGAGGATGCCAAGGACGCCAAGGCAGAGGCGGCCTCGTTGGCCAAGCGCAAGCCCTACGTCATGGACCCCGACCACCGCCTGCTCCTGCGCAACACCAAGCCCCTGCTGCAGAGCCGCAATGCCGCG GTGGTGATGGCCGTGGCGCAGCTCTACTTCCATCTGGCCCCCAAGGCGGAGGTTGGTGTCATCGCCAAGGCGCTGGTGCGGCTCCTGCGGAGTCACAG CGAGGTGCAGTATGTCGTGCTGCAGAATGTGGCCACCATGTCCATCAAACGGCGG GGGATGTTTGAGCCCTACCTGAAGAGCTTCTACATTCGCTCCACGGACCCCACGCAGATCAAGATCCTCAAG CTGGAGGTCCTCACCAACCTGGCCAACGAGACCAACATCTCCACCATCCTGCGGGAGTTCCAG ACCTACATCCGCAGCATGGACAAGGACTTCGTGGCGGCCACCATCCAAGCCATTGGGCGCTGTGCCACCAACATTGGGAAGGTGCGGGACACCTGTCTCAATGGCCTGGTCCAGCTCCTCTCCAACCGGGATG AGCTGGTAGTGGCCGAATCTGTGGTGGTCATCAAAAAGCTGCTGCAGATGCAGCCGGCCCAGCACAGCGAGATCATTAAGCACATGGCCAAGCTCACTGACAACATCCAG GTGCCGATGGCACGGGCCAGCATCTTGTGGCTCATCGGCGAGTACTGTGAGCACGTGCCCAAGATCGCACCCGACGTGCTGCGCAAGATGGCCAAGTCCTTTACCAACGAGGAGGACATCGTCAAGTTGCAGGTCATCAATCTGGCAGCTAAGCTCTACCTGACCAACTCCAAGCAG AGCAAGCTGCTGACCCAGTACGTCCTCAACTTGGCAAAGTATGACCAGAATTACGACATCCGTGACCGGGCTCGCTTCATCCGCCAGCTCATTGTGCCCACTGAGAAGAGCGGGGCCCTCAACAAGTATGCCAAGAAGCTCTTCCTGGCCCAAAAACCCGCTCCCATCTTGGAGTCCTCCTTCAAAG ATCGGGACCATTTCCAGCTGGGCTCCCTGTCCCACCTGCTCAACGCCAAGGCTGTGGGCTACCAGGAGCTGCCAGACTGGCCAGACGAGGCCCCTGACCCCTCCGTGAGGAACGTGGAGGTGCGtggagcaccctggggtgctcacGTGCATGGCAGGGCCAAG GTTCCTGAGTGGACCAAGTGCACCAGCcgggagaagaggaaggagaaggtggagAAACCTTTCTACTCCGACTCGGAGGGTGAATCGGGGCCCACGGAGTCGGCGGACAGCG AGCCCGAGTCTGTCAGCGAGGagagcggcagcagcagcagctccggcagctccagctctggcagcgaggaagaggaggaggaagatgaggaggaaggcaGTGGGGAGCAGTCAgaggacaaggaggaggaggaggagaagaggccgaagaggaaggagaaggaagggtcCCAGAAGGCAGCCCCAGGGAGCGCGGGCAG CCccagtgaggaagaagaggaggaggagggggcaaAGAAGGCCAAGAAGAAGAAGGCACCGCAGGGGAGGAAGGGCCGTGCCGAGACCTCATCAGAGGAGGCCAGCGCCTCTGAGAGCAGCTCCTCAGGCTCCGACTCTGGGTCTGAGACAGAGGCCAAGCGGAGGAAG ccccccagcagcagggctggccccAAGGAGATCTCCCTGCTCGACCTGGATGACT TCACCCCGCCTCCTCCCCAGCCCGTCCCCTCCAGCAGCATCGTCTCCACCAGCCTGGTGACCGACCTGGAGGGACTCACGCTCACCGACACCTCCCTGGCACCCGCC CTGCTGAGCCCAGCGTTTGGTGCGGTGAGGACCTACGAGCTGCTGCACCGCATGGCGGGTGAGGGGCTCTCGGTCGAGTACTGCTTCAGCCGCCGACCCTTCCCGGGGGACCCCCACATGGTGGCCGTCCAGATCCAGATCTCCAACAACACTGACGCTGAGGTGAAGAGCCTGCGGGTCAGCGAGCCCAAGCCACTCTCCGGCATGAGGATCCAGGAGTTCCCCGAGATTG AGCGCCTGGCACCTGGGGACACGGCCAGCGTGGTGATGGGCATCGACTTTTGCGACTCCACCCAGGCGGCCAACTTCCAGCTGTG cacccacacccGCCACTTCTACGTCTCCATCCAGCCACCCGTGGGGGAGCTCATGGCCCCCGTCTTCATGAGCGAGAACGAGTTCAAGAAGGAGCAGG AGCACCTCGCGCGGCTGGGCGAGG ggAAGCTGACGGGCATGAGCGAGATCACAGAGAAGGTGACGCTGCCTGAGAAATGCCGGAGCGACCACGCCATCGTCCAGCAAGTGACCTCGGCTGCCAATGTGGGCCGCGTGCCCTGCGGTGCCGACAACGAGTACAG GTTCGCAGCTAAGACAGTGACAAGCGGGAGCCTGGTGCTCATCACCCTGGAGCGACGGGAGGGTGCCGCGGCCCAGCTGACCGTCAACAGCGAGAAGATGGTTATCGGCACCATGCTGGTGAAGGACATCGTCCAGGCCCTGGCGCAGTGA
- the AP3B2 gene encoding AP-3 complex subunit beta-2 isoform X5: protein MAASPAYGEEKGGSSSLGEPEYGHDPASGGIFSSDYKRHDDLKEMLDSNKDSLKLEAMKRIVAMIARGKNASDLFPAVVKNVACKNIEVKKLVYVYLVRYAEEQQDLALLSISTFQRGLKDPNQLIRASALRVLSSIRVPIIVPIMMLAIKEAASDMSPYVRKTAAHAIPKLYSLDSDQKDQLIEVIEKLLADKTTLVAGSVVMAFEEVCPERIDLIHKNYRKLCNLLIDVEEWGQVVIINMLTRYARTQFLSPNQNESLLEESAEKAFYGSEDEDAKDAKAEAASLAKRKPYVMDPDHRLLLRNTKPLLQSRNAAVVMAVAQLYFHLAPKAEVGVIAKALVRLLRSHSEVQYVVLQNVATMSIKRRGMFEPYLKSFYIRSTDPTQIKILKLEVLTNLANETNISTILREFQTYIRSMDKDFVAATIQAIGRCATNIGKVRDTCLNGLVQLLSNRDELVVAESVVVIKKLLQMQPAQHSEIIKHMAKLTDNIQVPMARASILWLIGEYCEHVPKIAPDVLRKMAKSFTNEEDIVKLQVINLAAKLYLTNSKQSKLLTQYVLNLAKYDQNYDIRDRARFIRQLIVPTEKSGALNKYAKKLFLAQKPAPILESSFKDRDHFQLGSLSHLLNAKAVGYQELPDWPDEAPDPSVRNVEVPEWTKCTSREKRKEKVEKPFYSDSEGESGPTESADSEPESVSEESGSSSSSGSSSSGSEEEEEEDEEEGSGEQSEDKEEEEEKRPKRKEKEGSQKAAPGSAGSPSEEEEEEEGAKKAKKKKAPQGRKGRAETSSEEASASESSSSGSDSGSETEAKRRKAPPSSRAGPKEISLLDLDDFTPPPPQPVPSSSIVSTSLVTDLEGLTLTDTSLAPALLSPAFGAVRTYELLHRMAGEGLSVEYCFSRRPFPGDPHMVAVQIQISNNTDAEVKSLRVSEPKPLSGMRIQEFPEIERLAPGDTASVVMGIDFCDSTQAANFQLCTHTRHFYVSIQPPVGELMAPVFMSENEFKKEQGKLTGMSEITEKVTLPEKCRSDHAIVQQVTSAANVGRVPCGADNEYRFAAKTVTSGSLVLITLERREGAAAQLTVNSEKMVIGTMLVKDIVQALAQ, encoded by the exons ATGGCCGCCAGCCCGGCCTACGGCGAGGAGAAGgggggctcctccagcctggGGGAGCCCGAGTACGGCCACGACCCCGCCAGCGGCGGCATCTTCTCCTCCGACTACAAGAG GCATGATGACCTCAAGGAGATGCTCGATAGCAACAAGGATTCGCTGAAGCTGGAGGCTATGAAGAGGATCGTGGCG ATGATCGCCCGGGGTAAAAACGCCTCCGACCTCTTCCCAGCCGTGGTGAAAAATGTTGCCTGCAAGAACATCGAG GTGAAGAAGCTGGTGTACGTCTACCTGGTGCGCTAcgcagaggagcagcaggacctGGCCCTGCTCTCCATCTCCACCTTCCAGCGAGGACTCAAG GACCCCAACCAGCTGATCCGTGCCAGCGCCCTGCGGGTCCTCTCCAGCATCCGTGTGCCCATCATCGTGCCCATCATGATGTTGGCCATCAAGGAGGCTGCCTCGGACATGTCCCCGTATGTGCGCAAGACAGCCGCTCATGCCATCCCCAAGCTGTACAG CCTCGACTCGGACCAGAAGGACCAGCTCATCGAAGTGATCGAGAAGCTGCTGGCGGACAAGACCACG CTGGTGGCCGGCAGCGTGGTGATGGCATTCGAGGAGGTCTGCCCGGAGCGCATCGACCTCATCCACAAGAACTACCGCAAGCTCTGCAACCTGCTCATTGATGTGGAGGAGTGGGGGCAGGTGGTCATCATCAACATGCTGACCCGCTACGCCCGCACCCAGTTCCTCAGCCCCAACCAGAAT GAGTCCTTACTGGAGGAGAGTGCTGAGAAGGCTTTCTACGGCTCCGAGGACGAGGATGCCAAGGACGCCAAGGCAGAGGCGGCCTCGTTGGCCAAGCGCAAGCCCTACGTCATGGACCCCGACCACCGCCTGCTCCTGCGCAACACCAAGCCCCTGCTGCAGAGCCGCAATGCCGCG GTGGTGATGGCCGTGGCGCAGCTCTACTTCCATCTGGCCCCCAAGGCGGAGGTTGGTGTCATCGCCAAGGCGCTGGTGCGGCTCCTGCGGAGTCACAG CGAGGTGCAGTATGTCGTGCTGCAGAATGTGGCCACCATGTCCATCAAACGGCGG GGGATGTTTGAGCCCTACCTGAAGAGCTTCTACATTCGCTCCACGGACCCCACGCAGATCAAGATCCTCAAG CTGGAGGTCCTCACCAACCTGGCCAACGAGACCAACATCTCCACCATCCTGCGGGAGTTCCAG ACCTACATCCGCAGCATGGACAAGGACTTCGTGGCGGCCACCATCCAAGCCATTGGGCGCTGTGCCACCAACATTGGGAAGGTGCGGGACACCTGTCTCAATGGCCTGGTCCAGCTCCTCTCCAACCGGGATG AGCTGGTAGTGGCCGAATCTGTGGTGGTCATCAAAAAGCTGCTGCAGATGCAGCCGGCCCAGCACAGCGAGATCATTAAGCACATGGCCAAGCTCACTGACAACATCCAG GTGCCGATGGCACGGGCCAGCATCTTGTGGCTCATCGGCGAGTACTGTGAGCACGTGCCCAAGATCGCACCCGACGTGCTGCGCAAGATGGCCAAGTCCTTTACCAACGAGGAGGACATCGTCAAGTTGCAGGTCATCAATCTGGCAGCTAAGCTCTACCTGACCAACTCCAAGCAG AGCAAGCTGCTGACCCAGTACGTCCTCAACTTGGCAAAGTATGACCAGAATTACGACATCCGTGACCGGGCTCGCTTCATCCGCCAGCTCATTGTGCCCACTGAGAAGAGCGGGGCCCTCAACAAGTATGCCAAGAAGCTCTTCCTGGCCCAAAAACCCGCTCCCATCTTGGAGTCCTCCTTCAAAG ATCGGGACCATTTCCAGCTGGGCTCCCTGTCCCACCTGCTCAACGCCAAGGCTGTGGGCTACCAGGAGCTGCCAGACTGGCCAGACGAGGCCCCTGACCCCTCCGTGAGGAACGTGGAG GTTCCTGAGTGGACCAAGTGCACCAGCcgggagaagaggaaggagaaggtggagAAACCTTTCTACTCCGACTCGGAGGGTGAATCGGGGCCCACGGAGTCGGCGGACAGCG AGCCCGAGTCTGTCAGCGAGGagagcggcagcagcagcagctccggcagctccagctctggcagcgaggaagaggaggaggaagatgaggaggaaggcaGTGGGGAGCAGTCAgaggacaaggaggaggaggaggagaagaggccgaagaggaaggagaaggaagggtcCCAGAAGGCAGCCCCAGGGAGCGCGGGCAG CCccagtgaggaagaagaggaggaggagggggcaaAGAAGGCCAAGAAGAAGAAGGCACCGCAGGGGAGGAAGGGCCGTGCCGAGACCTCATCAGAGGAGGCCAGCGCCTCTGAGAGCAGCTCCTCAGGCTCCGACTCTGGGTCTGAGACAGAGGCCAAGCGGAGGAAGGCG ccccccagcagcagggctggccccAAGGAGATCTCCCTGCTCGACCTGGATGACT TCACCCCGCCTCCTCCCCAGCCCGTCCCCTCCAGCAGCATCGTCTCCACCAGCCTGGTGACCGACCTGGAGGGACTCACGCTCACCGACACCTCCCTGGCACCCGCC CTGCTGAGCCCAGCGTTTGGTGCGGTGAGGACCTACGAGCTGCTGCACCGCATGGCGGGTGAGGGGCTCTCGGTCGAGTACTGCTTCAGCCGCCGACCCTTCCCGGGGGACCCCCACATGGTGGCCGTCCAGATCCAGATCTCCAACAACACTGACGCTGAGGTGAAGAGCCTGCGGGTCAGCGAGCCCAAGCCACTCTCCGGCATGAGGATCCAGGAGTTCCCCGAGATTG AGCGCCTGGCACCTGGGGACACGGCCAGCGTGGTGATGGGCATCGACTTTTGCGACTCCACCCAGGCGGCCAACTTCCAGCTGTG cacccacacccGCCACTTCTACGTCTCCATCCAGCCACCCGTGGGGGAGCTCATGGCCCCCGTCTTCATGAGCGAGAACGAGTTCAAGAAGGAGCAGG ggAAGCTGACGGGCATGAGCGAGATCACAGAGAAGGTGACGCTGCCTGAGAAATGCCGGAGCGACCACGCCATCGTCCAGCAAGTGACCTCGGCTGCCAATGTGGGCCGCGTGCCCTGCGGTGCCGACAACGAGTACAG GTTCGCAGCTAAGACAGTGACAAGCGGGAGCCTGGTGCTCATCACCCTGGAGCGACGGGAGGGTGCCGCGGCCCAGCTGACCGTCAACAGCGAGAAGATGGTTATCGGCACCATGCTGGTGAAGGACATCGTCCAGGCCCTGGCGCAGTGA